The genomic segment ATATCAAGTCTATGTTCGGTATTCACGCTATCCGTAAGACCAAGAAGATCGAAACCATCGTGGAATTGCAGCAGTGGCGCCAGGAAGGCGGTTATGACCGTACTGGCCTCAACGAGCAGCAGGAAACCATCATGGGTGTGAACATCCCGAAGATCGTCATTCCGGTGGCGCCTGGCAAGAACCTGACGGTGATTTCCGAAGTCATTGCCATGAACACCTTGATGAAGATGAACGGGCACAATGTGGCGGAAGACTTTAACGAAGCCCTCATGCAAAAGATCAAGGCCAAGGCCAAGGGCGAATACGTTGAGGATTTGCTAGATTTTGACCCGGAGAACTGGTCATACTATGAATAGATTCGTGAGGCTTGTCAGGGAAAACATCATTCCCTCCATCGTGTTCGTGATACTGGTGCTGGCATGTGCTGGCGCCTGGTATTACTATCACCCGTCTAGCCCCTACCATGCCCGTTACTCTTTCGTGGTGCGTTACGATGCTATCGGTACGCTGTCGCCGGGGAACCCGGTGAAGGTTCGCGGTATTGGTGCCGGCGAGATTACCAAGGTGGAGTTGACCGAGGATGCTGTGTTTGTGACGGCGCGGGTCTATGCAACCACCAAGATTCCTGTCAATTCCGAGTTCAGGTTGATTAACTCTGGCTTGATGGGCGAACGTGAAATGTGCGTTCTAACCGGGGATGATTCCCGCCTGATCCATGATGGTGATACCTTGAAGGGGCACTATGATGAGGGTACGTCGGGTGTGGGCCTCAAACTGGTGGGAATGCTGGATGACGTCGCTGAAATCAAGGACGCCCTGCGCATGTTCGTGGATTCCGTTTTTCAGGGTGACATCGGCAAGAGGACCGAAAGGGTTATCAAGAAGGGCAAGAACGTAATCAGTGTGGCCGAGAAGGACGTCAAGGCCTGGAAGTCCGATGCGGAAGCCATCTTCGACAAGCTGGATGAAGACTTGAACAAGGTGAAGGAGGCGCTTGACGGCGTTGTGGTGCAGGGTGGCTCCAAGGTAGGCCAGGTGGAGGAACTGCTGGGCCGAGTAGACGCCTTGCTTCTTAAGTTGAAGGACATGAAGGACCAGAGCGCTAACCTTTTGATAAAATTGTCCAAGGATGACAACACGGCTGGTCTGATTTTAGATCAGGATGGCGCATTCGGCAAGAGCATAGAAAAGCTGACAGTTGACATAGATGCCCTGCTTTCCGATATAAAAAAGAACGGTGTCAAGCTTAATGTGGACATTTTCTAATTTTTTTTAGTAGAAACAAACTATTTTGTAAAAAAAAAGTTATTTATCACTCTATTGATAGAGTAATTCACAACCAAGGAGTTTACCATGGCTGAAAAGAAACCTGTAAAAATGAGCGACGCTGATCTCAAGTTCTTTGAAGATATGCTGATTGAAAAACGCCGCGAAATCGTGACCGCACAGAGCGAGTCCGAAAAGGCGGAGACTTTCAAGAGCCAGGTCCAGGCTGGTGACGGTGGCGAATCCAATAGTGCAGACCTTGCTACCGACTACAACGCTCTCGAAACAAACTTCGAATTGGCTGCCCGCGAAGGCAAGTACCTGGTGTACCTGGAAGAAGCCCTGAAGCGTATTAAGAAGGGTACGTTCGGCATCTGTAAGGTTTGTGGCCAGCTGATTCCCAAGGCCCGTCTGATGGCTGTTCCTACTGCTACCAAGTGCGTAAACTGTAAGGAAGAGACCAAGAAGAAGGAAAAGGAAGATAGCCGTCTTGAAATGGCTCGCCTGTTGGCTGAAGAACAGCGCCGCGAGATGATGAAGCGCAATGCCAGCAAGTAATTGCCTTTAGTGCGGTCTTTCTCTAGAGATTGAAAAAAAGCCCCGTAGGTCCGGTAGGACTTGCGGGGCTTTTGCTGTACCTATGGAGGTTGTCTGCGGCTTGTGGGGCGGCTAGCCGATGTCTTCGAAGAAGGCGTCGGCCAGGGCGGCACGGAAAGCGTGGATGCGGTCTGCGTTGGCTTCGCGATGGGGATAGGTGAAGTTGCTGAGGAGGACCACGGCAGCACCCTTGTGGGGGTCGGCGACGATGCTTGCTCCTGTAAAGCCCGTCTTTCCGAAGGTGCGTGGAGAGCATTTCGTTCCCATGAACTTGGGAGAGTTCAGTTCCCAGCCTAGGGCGGTACAGGCGTTGACAGGACCTGCGCTTGTGTGGTGGCCTTCTGCGTCGAAGGCGTTGGTGCTGACCAGTTCCAGCAGGCCTGCCGGGGCGATCCGCTCGCCGCTGACGGGGTTGGTGCCGTCGTTAAGAACCATCTGGACGAACTTCAGCAGGTCCGGTACGCAGCTGAACATGCCGGCGCTCCCTACAGGGAAGAGCTGTCGCAATACCCAGGCGCTTTCATCGTGGATTTCTCCCTGGATTTCGCGGTTCCTGAATGCGCAGATTTCTGTAGGGGCGATTTCTTCCTTGGGAATTCTGTTGAAGTCCCTTGTAAGCGGATCCCAGCCACTGCGGTTCATTTTTAACGGATCAAAAAAGGTTAGACGTCCCTGTTGCTGTAAATCCATACCTGTAAGGCGGCTCAGGATAATGCCCAGAAGGACGCTTGCCGGATTGCCGTAGTTGAAGTCTGCGCCCGGTGGAGCCTGGAACTGGTAATTGTAGAGGGCTTCCAGGATTTTTTCGGCCGGAAGTTCCCGCAAGGTTTTCATGGGGACCCTGTAATCCAGGCTGTGGGTCAAGAGGTGGAATATCCGGATTTCTTCACGATAGTTTGTTCTTAATTCCGGAATATAGTCGATGACCTTGGTCTCGGGGGATAGCCGCCCTTCGAGAATGTGGCAAAGCGCTAGCGTTGAAGTGGGGCATACCTTGGTCAGGCTTGCAATGTCGAAAACGGTGTCTTCCGGAGTGCCCAAGTGAAGGATTTTTCTTGTCCCGTCTGGGAGGATGAACCCGGCGACGGCCTTGTTGAATATGCTCTGGGCCTTTGCTTCGTCTAAAAGGTTGCTCAACTTGTTTTCATTAAAATTCATAGCCCAAAAATATAATTCATAAATCTTATATTTTGCTTGTATGGATGTTTGAGGTTAAGGAAGACTGTAGAAGGAGCCGATATGGAAGGGCGAGGGAAAAAAATCCTGGTTGTAGACGACGATCATCTATCCATGAAAATGACTGAACAGATCCTGAAAGGATTTTCCTTTGAGGTCTTGACAGCCAATTCAGGGGAATCTTGCCTCGATGTATTGCGTCGGTCTCAGGTGGACCTTGTTCTCCTTGATGTTGAAATGCCGGGGATGAATGGCCTGGATACGTTGAGGCTTATTAGGGCCGAAGAAAAGATTAGAAGTACAAAGGTCGTTTTTCTTACGGGTACCATCGATGGTGAACGAAAGAGGATTGTACAGTCGTTGGGTGCCCTGGATTTTATACAGAAGCCCATTTTGCCTGTTAGCCTGGTAGAACAGATTTCCAAGGTTTTCCGCGAAACTTCTAGGCAGTGCATTCTTGTGGTTGATGATGACAACATGAACCTTCGTTTTGCTCAGCGTATGCTGGGGAGCTATTACGATGTGTCTTGCGTGTCTTCGGGTAAGGCTGCCCTTGAGTATCTGAAGACTTCTACTCCTGCCCTGGCCCTGCTGGATTTGCATATGCCGGAAATGAACGGTTTCCAGTTGCTGGAGCAGATCCGTTTGCTGCCGGACGGTGACAAACTTCCGGTTGTCTTTTTGACTGCGGACAACGATCGTGAAACCGAAATTCAGGTGTTCAAGGCTGGCGCCCTGGACTACATCCAGAAACCTTTCGTGGCGGACGTGCTGTTGCACCGACTGAACCGAATTCTCGATTTGAAGCGCTTGCAGGATTCCCTTCAGGAAGAAGTGGAAAAGCGTACTGCGGAATTGAGCGATAGTCGTCGCAAGGTGGCCAACTTGTCATTGCAGGTGGTTACGACTCTTGCCAGTACCATTGACGCCAAGGATAAGTATACCAATGGTCATTCAAGACGCGTGGCCAAGTATTCCCGTGAACTTGGGAGACGTATGGGCAAAACTCCTTCTGAACTAGAAGAGATTTACTTTATTGCCATGCTTCATGATATCGGCAAGATCGGCATCCCCGATGCCATTATCAACAAGACCAGTCGGTTGACTGATTCTGAGTATGGAGTCATCAAGGCCCATCCTTCCATTGGTGCGGAAATCCTGAAGAATATTTCTG from the Fibrobacter sp. UWH6 genome contains:
- a CDS encoding TraR/DksA C4-type zinc finger protein, translating into MAEKKPVKMSDADLKFFEDMLIEKRREIVTAQSESEKAETFKSQVQAGDGGESNSADLATDYNALETNFELAAREGKYLVYLEEALKRIKKGTFGICKVCGQLIPKARLMAVPTATKCVNCKEETKKKEKEDSRLEMARLLAEEQRREMMKRNASK
- a CDS encoding response regulator, which translates into the protein MRLRKTVEGADMEGRGKKILVVDDDHLSMKMTEQILKGFSFEVLTANSGESCLDVLRRSQVDLVLLDVEMPGMNGLDTLRLIRAEEKIRSTKVVFLTGTIDGERKRIVQSLGALDFIQKPILPVSLVEQISKVFRETSRQCILVVDDDNMNLRFAQRMLGSYYDVSCVSSGKAALEYLKTSTPALALLDLHMPEMNGFQLLEQIRLLPDGDKLPVVFLTADNDRETEIQVFKAGALDYIQKPFVADVLLHRLNRILDLKRLQDSLQEEVEKRTAELSDSRRKVANLSLQVVTTLASTIDAKDKYTNGHSRRVAKYSRELGRRMGKTPSELEEIYFIAMLHDIGKIGIPDAIINKTSRLTDSEYGVIKAHPSIGAEILKNISEMPNMEIGAHWHHERYDGTGYPDGLKGDAIPEIARIIAVADAYDAMTSRRSYRSALPQAVVRAEIERGRGLQFDPQIADLMLEMIWEDADYEMRDEGFYGEF
- a CDS encoding serine hydrolase; its protein translation is MNFNENKLSNLLDEAKAQSIFNKAVAGFILPDGTRKILHLGTPEDTVFDIASLTKVCPTSTLALCHILEGRLSPETKVIDYIPELRTNYREEIRIFHLLTHSLDYRVPMKTLRELPAEKILEALYNYQFQAPPGADFNYGNPASVLLGIILSRLTGMDLQQQGRLTFFDPLKMNRSGWDPLTRDFNRIPKEEIAPTEICAFRNREIQGEIHDESAWVLRQLFPVGSAGMFSCVPDLLKFVQMVLNDGTNPVSGERIAPAGLLELVSTNAFDAEGHHTSAGPVNACTALGWELNSPKFMGTKCSPRTFGKTGFTGASIVADPHKGAAVVLLSNFTYPHREANADRIHAFRAALADAFFEDIG
- a CDS encoding MlaD family protein; amino-acid sequence: MNRFVRLVRENIIPSIVFVILVLACAGAWYYYHPSSPYHARYSFVVRYDAIGTLSPGNPVKVRGIGAGEITKVELTEDAVFVTARVYATTKIPVNSEFRLINSGLMGEREMCVLTGDDSRLIHDGDTLKGHYDEGTSGVGLKLVGMLDDVAEIKDALRMFVDSVFQGDIGKRTERVIKKGKNVISVAEKDVKAWKSDAEAIFDKLDEDLNKVKEALDGVVVQGGSKVGQVEELLGRVDALLLKLKDMKDQSANLLIKLSKDDNTAGLILDQDGAFGKSIEKLTVDIDALLSDIKKNGVKLNVDIF